The sequence TATCGCCATGTTTGCCGCGCTTATGGCGATTGGAGCAAACATTACATCGTGGGCACCTTTTCTTGTCATCGGAGGGGTTCCTATTACGCTACAAACGTTTTTTTGCGTATTAGCCGGCGCCATTCTCGGAGCAAAACGCGGCGCGATGGCAATGACAGTGTATATGCTCATTGGACTGTTCGGTGCGCCTGTTTTCGCCCGTTTTAACGGAGGGTTCTCGATAGTCGTTGCTCCAACATTTGGCTTTATTCTTTCTTTTATTCTTGCTGCTTACGTTACTGGCTTATTGGTTGAAAAAAGTGCAAACCGTTCGATAGCGCGTTTTATCACCGCAACAATCGTCGGTATGATCATTAACTATGTTGTAGGAACGAATTGGATGTACATGGCATATAAGTTATGGGCTGAAGCACCAGAAGGCTTTTCATACACAATGGCTTGGAGCTGGATGCTCGTTCCACTTCCAAAAGATATCATTTTATCAGTTGTTGCTGGTGTCATCGCACCACGCATTTACAAAGCGCTAAACGAACACCAAACATATAACGAAAACGTTGCATAACAAAGAAAAAGGAAGTTCGGTTATAGCCCGACTTCCTTTTTCTTTATATATTGTTGTCGAAACACTTGCATCGATTCGTTTTCGTTCAGTGCGATCATCTCTTGCTCCGATAATGTCCCATCTCCGCGTTTGACGACATATACATTCACTTTTTTCTTCCCCCAATGTTTATACACATCATCTACTGTTTCATAGTATAAATCAATTTTATGACCTTTAATCGCTGATCCTGTATCTGCAACAACACCATATCCGTATCCTGGGATAAATAAAATCGTTCCAATCGGAAAAACTTTCAAATCTGCTGCGATCGTTGAGTACAAATCACGTTTTACACGTACACCCGAATATGTAATGCCATAACTCGGGTGATCGGGCGTTTTTCCTGTTGACTCCACTCCCGCTGTATATCCTGTCGCTACAACTGTGACAGAAGGATATCGTGACCAGTCAAACGCTTCTTCTAGCGTCAACGATTCGTTTGTCGTCTGCTGTGACGAGAGTTGAGTCACTTGTTTTTCGTGTTTACGAAAACGATCAGCTACGTACTCATACGTATCTGATGAAAATAATGATTTAAACGAGAAAAAAGAAAAACGTGAAGGTGAAAACCAATCAGACAGCATTTTCGCTTCAACGCCCGATATCGATTGAAATGTCGTCATGAACGCACATAGAAACAATACAACCATGGTCGTTCTTCTTAACCATTTTATACCCATTTATTCACTCCTCCCACGGTTGTATTTCTTTCCAACATTCAAAAAAATATACATTAGCTACAAAAAAAACCTCCACGATTGTGAAGGCTTAAAACATTCGATATCCTTTTTTTCTCAGCGTCTGGATAACGACACCTGAGACAATAGCACCAACAATACCGCTACTTAAAATAATTAAATCGGCGCTTGCTAATGATTCGATTCGCTCTTTCACATGAGCGAGCGAAGCGGATGGACTTGTCACGTAGTCCATTACAGAAATTTTATCAATCCACAATAACAAAACAAATGGACTTAATATCGCCATCGTCCACGTCGTCCGCAAAATCATATTTAATAAAAAACCAATACCAAAAAATAAAACGAAAAATAATAAAACAGAAATGAGTAGAACCGGAATGCTCATCTCCATACATTTTCACCTCCAATACACCATTTTAAGTGTACTGAAAGCGAAAACATCAGTCAATTATTGCTTGATCACCATTTCATCTTTTTCTACTCCTGTCCCTTCACAATAATGGCATGTTTCCGAGCCACCGACCGCTACATGAACATAACCGTTCCCTGCACAATATTGACACGTTGTTTTATTCATAACTACCTCTCCTCGTATAGTATGTTTAGAAAGATTTTTAAATCGAATTTCCAGTTGGATATGCTCCTTGACAATCGCATATGTGTAAGTGATTTGCCCACGGGGGAGGGGCGCGCCCCTCCCCCGTGGATGGCACTACATCGGGGTTGGACTTTTCGCGATGTTCTTGGATAATGGTCTTAGGATCATCGGGGACACTCTTCTCTCTCCTGTAGCTTTGACTACTTAGAAAGTCTGTCTCCCCGGCTCCTGTTCGGACTTCTAACCCGCAGGCTGTTCCCGTTGGTTTCCCATGCTGGAAGGAGCAGCTTCCAGGCAGCCCATGGCTCAACGTGAGTTCTCATATGCGAGGGTGACTGGTCAACAGGCGCGGTCCGGGGGCATCCCGAAGAGTCCCAACCCCACGATCCTACTACGATTGGAGGTGATCTCATGAAACTCTACGTCGGGATTGACGTGAGCTCAACGGACTTATACACGTGTATCATGGATCAAGAAGGAAACACGTGCGCCCAATTCAAGGTGGACAATCATCTCCTTGGCGCGACCTTCCTTCGCGATCAAATCCTCCTGTGGGCCAACAAGCTCCAACCATCCGAAATTCTCATCGGGATGGAAGCCACTTCGGTCTACAGCTGGCATCCAGCGATGTTTTTCCACCAACAGGAGGAGCTGAAGTCTTGGAATGTCAAGGTGTTTACCATCAATCCAAAGCTCATTCGCAAATTTAAAGAAGCGTACACTGACTTGGATAAAACGGACGGCATCGATGCGTGGATCATCGCCGATCGGCTTCGCTTTGGCCATTTGAAAGTGACAGCTGTCATGCAAGAACAGTTTATCGCCCTTCAACGGCTCACGCGCATGCGCTATCATCTCGTCCATCAGCTGACTCGGGAAAAGCAGTACTTCCTCCAACACTTGTTTTACAAGTGCAGTTCCTTTACCCAAGAGGTGGACAGCTCCGTGTTCGGACATGCCATCTTAGAGCTTCTTCTCGAGTCGTTTAGCTTAGACGAAATCAGTCAGATGGACGTGCAACAGCTCGCTGACTTCTTGCGCCAAAAAGGACGCAATCGCTTTGCCGATCCGGAATGCATCGCCAAGTCCATTCAAAAGGCGGCTCGTTCGTCGTATCGGCTTTCCAAATGTGTCGAGGATTCCATCGACTTGCTTTTAGGGCTATCGATTCAATCCATCCGTAGCCTTCAAGCGCAAATTAAAGAGCTAGATAAAGCGATTACTCGCCATTTGGAAGGCATCCCAAATACGTTACAAACGATTCCCGGCATTGGTCCGGTCTACGCCGCTGGCATCTTAGCCGAAATTGGACAAATCGAGCGCTTTGACAACCAAGCCGCCTTAGCAAAGTATGCAGGTTTGACTTGGTCTAAGCACCAGTCCGGTCGGTTCCAAGCCGAGGAGACTTCCCTCATTCGTTCCGGCAATCGCTATCTCCGTTACTACCTAGTGGAGGCTGCCAACTCGGTACAACGGCATGATGCGTCGTTTCGCACCTATTACCGGAAGAAGTATGAGGAAGTACCAAAGCACCAACACAAACGAGCCCTCGTCCTCACCGCTCGAAAACTCGTGCGTGTGATCGATGCGCTGCTACGCAACGGTCAAATCTACACGCCAAGAAAGGGGGAAGATCGATAGGGGTATCGATCTAACTGATTTTTCATTAAAACCCAGTTAATGACATAAGACAAGACTGGGCTTCTTAAGTATTGCCTTTTTTCGGGTCATCGGACAATCGAATTTCCAATTTCGATGATTTTTCACCTTGACATATTACCGCAGGACTTTTTCTTAATTTTCAGATAATTATACATAAAAACAAATGATTTGTAAAGAAAAAACGAGCGAAAAATTGCTTCGCTCGTTTTTATAGTAATTTAAATTTTCCCTTTTTCGCAACGAGTGTTGGGCCACCGATTAAGTAAAGCGCACGGTTGTCAATCACTTTTTTCATCACACTTGCCTTTGTGCCCCAAATTTTCTTACCGAACACAACCCCGATGGCATCATCGTGACCAAGCGAACATACTGTTCCTTTTAAGTCTGGTTTAAACGGCTGTAGTTCACCCTGCCCACGAATTAATACAGCTAAGTTTTTCGCACAAACTTCTCCTTGTTGCATCGCAATTTGCGCTGTTGGAGGATACGGACGATTCGTTTCTTCGTTAATGATTAACGCACAGTCCCCAACAACAAACACATCTTCATGGCCTGGCGCACGCAAGAACGGATCAACTTTCACGCGACCGCGCATCGCTTCAAAGCCAGATTCATCAATAACGCGGCTTCCACGTACTCCAGCCGCCCATACAACTGTTCCCGCTTTAATTTCTTCAACTTGGTCATCTTTGCTAACGATAATACCTTCTGGTGTGCATTCTTTAATCGCTGTGCCGATTTTAAACTCAACACCTTTTTTCTCAAGAACATTTACCGCATATTCAACAAGTTCTGGGTCAAAGCCCGGAAGAACTGTAGGCGCTGCCTCCACGCAAATGATACGCACTCTATTTGGATCAACATCATACTCACGGCAAAGTTCAGGAACACGGTTAACTAGCTCACCTAAAAATTCGATTCCTGTAAATCCTGCGCCGCCAACTACAATAGTCAAGCGCTCATCACGTTTTTCTTCTTCTGTGCTATATGTCGCAAATTGGTACTCAATGTGCTCGCGAATTTGACGAGCTGCGTTAACGTTGGCAATTGAAAAAGCATACTCTTTTAGTCCTTTAATGCCAAACGTTTCAGATTCAAATCCAAGCGCAACAACTAAATAATCATACGTTAATGGTTCATGATTTTGAAGCAACACTTGTTTTTCTTCGAGGTTGATTTTTTCAACCGTATCTTGAATGAATTTTACTTTACTTTGGTCGATGACGTCAGCAATCGCATAGCGAACGCGCTCATGATGTAACGTTCCTGCTGCCGCCTCATGCAACCAAGTTGACTCGTAATGATAATCATGTTTGTTGACAAGCGTAATGCTTGCTTCGTTGACGCCAATCATTTTTTGTAAACGCGTTACTGTCATCAATCCACCATAACCTGCACCTAATACAACAACATTTGGCTTCTTCAAACGAATCACTTCCACCTTTTCTTATTTTTTTAGCTTGCGCTTTTTGAACGATTTTTATCGCTTAGAAAGTTTGTGAATTTATTCACGAAATAGACCAAAAAAATACAACGTTTTGTAACAAAGTTGTCATTTCTACGTTAACATCTTATTCTTTTTTTCTCTCTTTTTCAAGAGTTATTTGTTCAATTTTTAGTCATAATTTTTATCGAGTTCATGTCGAAATTTTCAAAACAACAAAAGCGTTTATCCATTTTTTATGGTATGATAATACATGAAAATTTGCGTTTTAGGAGGAAAGAACGTGAAAGAAGATCAAAAATTATACGATATTACCATTATTGGTGGTGGTCCTGTCGGCATGTTTACAGCGTTTTACGGCGGCATGCGTCAAGCGAGCGTCAAAATTATCGAAAGTCTTCCGCAACTCGGTGGACAACTTTCCGCGCTTTACCCAGAAAAATACATATATGACGTAGCGGGCTTCCCGAAAATTCGCGCCCAACAACTCATTGACAACTTGAAAGAACAAATGAGCAAATTTAACCCAACCGTTTGCTTAGAACAGTCTGTCGAAAAGTTAGAAAAATTGGAAGATGGGACATTTAAACTAACGACAAATAAGGAAATTCATTATTCAAAAGCGGTCATCATTACTGCTGGAAACGGTGCATTTCAGCCTCGGCGGTTAGAGCTCGAAAGCGCGACACAATACGAAGGTAAAAACTTACATTACTTCGTTGATGATTTGAATAAATTTGCCGGTCAAAATGTGCTCGTATGCGGTGGTGGTGACTCTGCAGTTGACTGGGCGCTTATGCTTGAGCCAATCGCTAAAAAAGTAACGATTGTGCATCGCCGTGATAAATTCCGTGCCCATGAACATAGCGTCGAAAATTTAATGAACTCATCTGTTGATGTAAAAACACCGTTCGTTCCTGTCGAATTGATCGGGGATGAAAACGGTATCAAACAGGTTGTTCTAGAAGAAGTCAAAACAAAAACGCGCGAAACGATTGATGTTGACGCAGTCATTGTTAACTATGGCTTCATTTCTTCCCTTGGCCCAATTAAAGAGTGGGGGTTAGAAATTGAGAAAAACTGCATTAAAGTAAACTCTAAAATGGAAACAAACATTCCAGGTGTGTATGCAGCAGGCGATATTTGCACATACGAAGGAAAAGTGAAATTAATTGCTTGCGGATTTGGTGAAGCACCAACAGCGGTCAACAATGCGAAATCATACATCGATCCAAACGCAAAAGTACAACCACTTCATTCTACATCGATGTTTGAATAATTCGAAGCCCCTCTCTTAAGAGAGGGGCTTCGAATGATCATTTTCATTCACCACATTTTCAATCGTGGCAGCTACTTCCTCATTCGGTAGAGAGGATCGCAACTGCTCCATTTCTTTTTCTAACTTTTTTGTATAATTTCGCATCTTTACAAACTTCCATCCACCAACGAGAAAAACGATGCATGCACCAACTGTAACAGAACCTAAAATAACAATCACTAATGGTGTTTCAAAATAACCGACAATATAGTTCACTTTCACGTTTTGGATATTCGCAATAGAAAATAACGCTACAATTAGTGCAAACCCAAGAGCGAAGATGATATTCCTCTGCCCTTTCATATTTAACATTCCTCCGGCGTACCAGCATGAGTTGCTGTGCGGAACGATGAACCGCAACCACATGAAGCAATAGCGTTCGGATTATGAATCGTAAATCCGCCACCCATCGCTCCTTGTTCATAATCAATCGTCGTTCCTTTTAATACAAGTGCACTTTCTTTATCGATTAATATGCGCAAACCGTTTTGTTCAAACTCATGATCGTCCTCACGTTTATTGTGTTCAAATCCCATCGCATAAGATAATCCGCTACACCCTCCACCGTACACACCGACACGAAAATAAGCGTGTTCTTCTCCGCTTTCTTTCATCATCTGTTTTACTTGTTCTACGGCTTTTTCTGTTAACAAAACGATTTGTTCCATTCGATCTCACTCCTTTTTAATAGTAGTATACACCTATACAAATAGTTTCGGCTGCTCCACGCATCAACACATCACCATTTTCTTTCCACGTAATGTACAAATCTCCACCAGCTAAATGAACAACCGTTTCTTCGTTTCGCTTCGTTTTTCCGTTTAATACGGATGCCACAACCGCTGCACAAGCCCCTGTTCCGCACGCTTGCGTCACACCGGAACCTCTCTCCCACACACGAAAATGAAGTTCGCGGTCGTTCACCACTTCTACAAACTCTACATTAATTCCTTCTGGAAAACGCTCATCTTTTTCAACAATCGGTCCAAGAGAAGTGACGG comes from Anoxybacillus flavithermus and encodes:
- a CDS encoding biotin transporter BioY — its product is MKAKDLTFIAMFAALMAIGANITSWAPFLVIGGVPITLQTFFCVLAGAILGAKRGAMAMTVYMLIGLFGAPVFARFNGGFSIVVAPTFGFILSFILAAYVTGLLVEKSANRSIARFITATIVGMIINYVVGTNWMYMAYKLWAEAPEGFSYTMAWSWMLVPLPKDIILSVVAGVIAPRIYKALNEHQTYNENVA
- a CDS encoding 3D domain-containing protein; the encoded protein is MGIKWLRRTTMVVLFLCAFMTTFQSISGVEAKMLSDWFSPSRFSFFSFKSLFSSDTYEYVADRFRKHEKQVTQLSSQQTTNESLTLEEAFDWSRYPSVTVVATGYTAGVESTGKTPDHPSYGITYSGVRVKRDLYSTIAADLKVFPIGTILFIPGYGYGVVADTGSAIKGHKIDLYYETVDDVYKHWGKKKVNVYVVKRGDGTLSEQEMIALNENESMQVFRQQYIKKKEVGL
- a CDS encoding YuiB family protein, whose product is MEMSIPVLLISVLLFFVLFFGIGFLLNMILRTTWTMAILSPFVLLLWIDKISVMDYVTSPSASLAHVKERIESLASADLIILSSGIVGAIVSGVVIQTLRKKGYRMF
- a CDS encoding YuiA family protein — protein: MNKTTCQYCAGNGYVHVAVGGSETCHYCEGTGVEKDEMVIKQ
- a CDS encoding IS110 family transposase, with protein sequence MKLYVGIDVSSTDLYTCIMDQEGNTCAQFKVDNHLLGATFLRDQILLWANKLQPSEILIGMEATSVYSWHPAMFFHQQEELKSWNVKVFTINPKLIRKFKEAYTDLDKTDGIDAWIIADRLRFGHLKVTAVMQEQFIALQRLTRMRYHLVHQLTREKQYFLQHLFYKCSSFTQEVDSSVFGHAILELLLESFSLDEISQMDVQQLADFLRQKGRNRFADPECIAKSIQKAARSSYRLSKCVEDSIDLLLGLSIQSIRSLQAQIKELDKAITRHLEGIPNTLQTIPGIGPVYAAGILAEIGQIERFDNQAALAKYAGLTWSKHQSGRFQAEETSLIRSGNRYLRYYLVEAANSVQRHDASFRTYYRKKYEEVPKHQHKRALVLTARKLVRVIDALLRNGQIYTPRKGEDR
- a CDS encoding NAD(P)/FAD-dependent oxidoreductase, encoding MIRLKKPNVVVLGAGYGGLMTVTRLQKMIGVNEASITLVNKHDYHYESTWLHEAAAGTLHHERVRYAIADVIDQSKVKFIQDTVEKINLEEKQVLLQNHEPLTYDYLVVALGFESETFGIKGLKEYAFSIANVNAARQIREHIEYQFATYSTEEEKRDERLTIVVGGAGFTGIEFLGELVNRVPELCREYDVDPNRVRIICVEAAPTVLPGFDPELVEYAVNVLEKKGVEFKIGTAIKECTPEGIIVSKDDQVEEIKAGTVVWAAGVRGSRVIDESGFEAMRGRVKVDPFLRAPGHEDVFVVGDCALIINEETNRPYPPTAQIAMQQGEVCAKNLAVLIRGQGELQPFKPDLKGTVCSLGHDDAIGVVFGKKIWGTKASVMKKVIDNRALYLIGGPTLVAKKGKFKLL
- a CDS encoding NAD(P)/FAD-dependent oxidoreductase — its product is MKEDQKLYDITIIGGGPVGMFTAFYGGMRQASVKIIESLPQLGGQLSALYPEKYIYDVAGFPKIRAQQLIDNLKEQMSKFNPTVCLEQSVEKLEKLEDGTFKLTTNKEIHYSKAVIITAGNGAFQPRRLELESATQYEGKNLHYFVDDLNKFAGQNVLVCGGGDSAVDWALMLEPIAKKVTIVHRRDKFRAHEHSVENLMNSSVDVKTPFVPVELIGDENGIKQVVLEEVKTKTRETIDVDAVIVNYGFISSLGPIKEWGLEIEKNCIKVNSKMETNIPGVYAAGDICTYEGKVKLIACGFGEAPTAVNNAKSYIDPNAKVQPLHSTSMFE
- a CDS encoding lipopolysaccharide assembly LapA domain-containing protein — encoded protein: MKGQRNIIFALGFALIVALFSIANIQNVKVNYIVGYFETPLVIVILGSVTVGACIVFLVGGWKFVKMRNYTKKLEKEMEQLRSSLPNEEVAATIENVVNENDHSKPLS
- a CDS encoding HesB/IscA family protein, which codes for MEQIVLLTEKAVEQVKQMMKESGEEHAYFRVGVYGGGCSGLSYAMGFEHNKREDDHEFEQNGLRILIDKESALVLKGTTIDYEQGAMGGGFTIHNPNAIASCGCGSSFRTATHAGTPEEC